A window from Erythrobacter sp. YJ-T3-07 encodes these proteins:
- the recN gene encoding DNA repair protein RecN, with product MLTQLAVRNVVLIEALDLDFGRGLGVLTGETGAGKSILLDALGLVLGNRAETALVRSGADQASVVASFEFATLPPALAEALEDAGVEIEPGEPLIIRRQVKADGGSKAFVNDQSASVGLLRNLAPILVELHGQHDDRGLVNPRGHRQLLDRFAGADTAKVARNWREWQKASDALEEARAAIDAASAEQDLLLAHLAELTEIAPQAGEEARLAEQRAAMQKGERLAGDLEELRHIWEGSESPLSELRTAARRLDRIAGEHKLLAEALAALDRAILEGTEAEQKLEEAAEALVHDPAALDAAETRLFDLRALARKHRCEVDELPDKMREMRSQLDAIEGGEAQLDALRIAEREAFDAYEGAAVRLRKARKAAAKTLDKAVAAELAPLKLDAARFQTDVQPLPQEKWGPTGMDAVEFLIATNPGADFAPLNKIASGGELSRFILALKVALAEQGGAATMIFDEIDRGVGGAVASAIGERLARLASDGQVLVVTHSPQVAARGRVHYQIAKASSGTVTKTSVELLDAGGRQEEIARMLSGAEITPEARAQADRLLEGV from the coding sequence ATGCTGACTCAACTCGCCGTCCGCAATGTGGTTCTTATCGAAGCGCTCGATCTCGATTTCGGGCGTGGTCTCGGCGTGCTCACGGGTGAGACGGGGGCGGGCAAGTCGATTTTGCTCGATGCCTTGGGGCTGGTGCTGGGCAACCGCGCGGAAACCGCGCTGGTGCGCAGCGGCGCCGATCAGGCCAGCGTCGTCGCCAGTTTCGAATTCGCCACTCTCCCGCCCGCGCTGGCAGAGGCGCTGGAGGATGCGGGGGTCGAGATCGAGCCGGGCGAACCGCTGATCATCCGCCGCCAGGTCAAGGCGGACGGGGGTTCCAAGGCCTTCGTCAACGACCAGTCGGCCAGCGTCGGACTGCTCCGCAATCTCGCGCCTATTCTGGTCGAGCTTCACGGTCAGCACGATGATCGCGGGCTGGTGAACCCGCGCGGCCACCGCCAGCTGCTCGACCGGTTCGCCGGGGCCGATACCGCCAAGGTCGCGCGCAACTGGCGCGAATGGCAGAAGGCGTCGGACGCGCTGGAAGAGGCGCGCGCGGCGATCGATGCCGCCAGTGCGGAACAGGACCTGCTGCTCGCGCATCTCGCCGAGCTGACCGAGATTGCCCCGCAGGCGGGCGAGGAGGCGCGCCTCGCCGAACAGCGCGCCGCGATGCAGAAGGGAGAGCGGCTGGCGGGCGACCTGGAGGAGCTGCGCCACATCTGGGAAGGCTCCGAATCGCCGCTGAGCGAACTGCGCACCGCCGCGCGGCGGCTCGACCGGATTGCCGGAGAGCACAAGCTGCTGGCGGAGGCGCTGGCGGCGCTCGACCGCGCGATCCTCGAAGGGACCGAGGCGGAGCAGAAGCTGGAAGAGGCAGCCGAGGCGCTGGTCCACGATCCCGCCGCGCTCGATGCGGCGGAGACCCGCCTGTTCGACCTGCGCGCGCTCGCCCGCAAGCACCGCTGCGAGGTCGACGAACTGCCGGACAAGATGCGCGAGATGCGCAGCCAGCTCGACGCGATCGAAGGCGGCGAGGCGCAGCTCGATGCGCTGCGGATCGCCGAGCGCGAGGCGTTCGACGCCTATGAGGGCGCAGCGGTGCGGCTGCGCAAGGCGCGCAAGGCCGCCGCCAAGACGCTCGACAAGGCGGTGGCCGCCGAGCTTGCGCCGCTGAAGCTGGACGCGGCGCGTTTCCAGACGGACGTGCAGCCGCTACCGCAGGAAAAGTGGGGCCCCACGGGCATGGATGCGGTCGAATTCCTGATCGCGACCAACCCGGGCGCGGACTTCGCCCCGCTCAACAAGATCGCCAGCGGCGGCGAATTGTCGCGCTTCATCCTCGCGCTGAAAGTCGCGCTGGCGGAGCAGGGCGGCGCGGCGACGATGATCTTCGACGAGATCGACCGCGGCGTGGGCGGGGCAGTCGCCTCGGCCATCGGCGAGCGGCTGGCGCGCCTCGCCAGCGACGGGCAGGTGCTGGTGGTGACCCACTCACCCCAGGTCGCGGCGCGCGGCCGCGTCCACTACCAGATCGCCAAGGCGAGCAGCGGCACGGTCACCAAGACATCGGTGGAGCTGCTCGACGCCGGGGGGCGGCAGGAAGAGATCGCGCGCATGCTCTCGGGCGCGGAGATCACCCCGGAGGCACGCGCGCAGGCGGATCGGTTATTGGAAGGGGTGTGA
- the ligA gene encoding NAD-dependent DNA ligase LigA — protein MDDPANLAETLSEAEAANELMRLARTIRKHNRLYHAEDAPEISDQEYDALVRRNEALEAAFPDLVRSDSPSKGVGHEVAASPLSKVTHAVRMMSLDNAFNGEEVGEWVARVRRFLDLDADTPIAFTAEDKIDGLSCSLRYEKGQLVRAATRGDGQVGEDVTANVAHIADIPQRLKPSLLQGGGLGGGQSRQPHPPTPSPEGEGEIPEVLEIRGEVYMERAAFADLNTRLMDEARAAAAEKGEEFDPTKARQFANPRNAAAGSLRQKDASVTAKRPLRFWAHGWGEASQVPGETQTDVIRAIEAFGLPVSPQFTRVEGLDALLDHYETIASARPDLPYEIDGVVYKVDRLDWQERLGFVAKAPRWALAHKFPAERAETTLEAIDIQVGRTGKLTPVGRLAPVLVGGVTVTNVTLHNRDEIARLGLCVGDRVLIQRAGDVIPQVVENLTPDAERARFEFPETCPECGSEAVAEEDEVDVRCTGGLICPAQRLERMKHFVSRGALDIEGIGEKTIAEFLERGWLESPADIFRLRKRRDEILALEGWQDKSVDNLLAAIEAKRAPDAARLLFGLGIRHVGAVTARDLLKGLGDIRKLPGKAAEFHRYRIENPRGQDEKVSPFNARMLDAVRRIYEVRADGIGTAVGHALADFFHEEHNRQVWDDLIGAEPGAGEVDPPVYEVETVESPVAGKTVVFTGKLETMSRDEAKAQAERLGAKAAGSVSAKTDLLVAGPGAGSKLKKAEELGIEVIDEAGWAEIVAAAG, from the coding sequence ATGGACGACCCCGCCAACCTTGCCGAAACCCTCTCCGAAGCCGAGGCCGCGAACGAGCTGATGCGGCTTGCGCGGACCATCCGCAAACACAACCGGCTGTATCATGCCGAAGACGCGCCCGAGATCAGCGACCAGGAATATGACGCGCTGGTCCGCCGCAACGAGGCGCTGGAAGCGGCTTTCCCCGATCTGGTTCGGTCCGATTCGCCGTCGAAGGGCGTGGGCCACGAGGTCGCCGCATCGCCGCTGTCCAAGGTGACGCACGCGGTGCGGATGATGAGCCTCGACAACGCCTTCAACGGCGAAGAGGTGGGCGAGTGGGTCGCACGGGTGCGGCGGTTCCTCGATCTGGATGCCGACACGCCGATCGCCTTCACCGCCGAAGACAAGATCGACGGCCTCTCCTGCTCGCTGCGTTACGAGAAGGGCCAGCTGGTCCGCGCGGCGACGCGGGGCGACGGGCAGGTGGGCGAGGATGTGACCGCCAATGTTGCGCATATTGCGGATATTCCGCAGCGCCTTAAGCCCTCCCTCCTTCAGGGGGGAGGGTTGGGAGGGGGGCAATCGCGCCAGCCCCACCCCCCGACCCCCTCCCCTGAAGGAGAGGGGGAGATTCCGGAGGTTCTCGAGATCCGCGGCGAGGTCTATATGGAGCGCGCCGCGTTTGCCGATCTCAACACGCGTTTGATGGACGAGGCGCGGGCGGCTGCGGCAGAGAAGGGCGAGGAGTTCGACCCCACCAAAGCTCGCCAGTTCGCCAATCCGCGCAACGCGGCGGCGGGTTCGCTGCGGCAGAAGGATGCGAGCGTCACCGCGAAACGCCCATTGCGCTTCTGGGCGCATGGCTGGGGCGAAGCCTCGCAGGTGCCCGGTGAGACTCAGACCGATGTCATCCGCGCGATCGAGGCGTTCGGCCTGCCGGTCTCGCCGCAATTTACCCGGGTGGAAGGGCTCGATGCGCTGCTCGACCATTACGAGACGATTGCGTCCGCAAGGCCCGATCTGCCCTATGAGATCGATGGCGTGGTCTACAAGGTCGATCGGCTCGACTGGCAGGAGCGGCTCGGTTTCGTCGCCAAGGCCCCGCGTTGGGCGCTGGCGCACAAGTTCCCCGCCGAGCGCGCGGAGACCACGCTGGAGGCGATCGATATCCAGGTCGGGCGCACGGGCAAGCTGACCCCGGTGGGGCGGCTCGCGCCGGTGCTGGTCGGCGGGGTCACGGTCACCAACGTCACGCTGCACAACCGCGACGAGATCGCGCGGCTTGGTCTGTGCGTGGGCGACCGGGTGTTGATCCAGCGCGCAGGCGACGTCATTCCGCAAGTGGTCGAGAACCTTACGCCCGATGCGGAACGTGCGCGTTTCGAATTTCCCGAGACCTGTCCCGAATGCGGCAGTGAGGCGGTGGCCGAGGAAGACGAGGTCGATGTGCGCTGCACCGGCGGGCTGATCTGCCCGGCGCAGCGGCTCGAACGGATGAAGCACTTCGTCAGCCGCGGCGCGCTCGACATCGAAGGGATCGGTGAGAAGACCATCGCCGAATTTCTGGAACGCGGGTGGCTCGAAAGTCCGGCGGATATCTTCCGCCTGCGCAAGCGGCGTGACGAGATCCTCGCGCTCGAAGGCTGGCAGGACAAGTCGGTGGATAACCTGTTGGCAGCGATCGAGGCCAAGCGCGCGCCCGACGCCGCGCGGCTGCTGTTCGGCCTCGGCATCCGCCACGTCGGGGCGGTCACCGCTCGCGACCTGCTCAAGGGGCTGGGCGATATTCGCAAGCTGCCAGGCAAGGCGGCGGAATTCCACCGCTACCGTATCGAAAATCCGCGTGGGCAGGACGAGAAGGTCAGCCCGTTCAACGCGCGGATGCTCGACGCGGTGCGGCGCATCTACGAGGTGCGTGCCGACGGGATCGGGACGGCGGTGGGCCACGCGCTCGCGGATTTCTTCCACGAGGAGCACAACCGCCAGGTGTGGGACGACCTGATCGGCGCGGAACCCGGAGCGGGCGAGGTCGATCCGCCGGTCTACGAAGTCGAGACGGTCGAAAGCCCGGTCGCGGGCAAGACGGTGGTGTTCACCGGCAAGCTGGAGACGATGAGCCGCGACGAGGCCAAGGCGCAGGCCGAACGGCTGGGCGCGAAGGCGGCTGGCAGCGTCTCGGCCAAGACCGATCTGCTGGTCGCCGGACCGGGCGCGGGCAGCAAGCTGAAGAAGGCCGAGGAACTGGGCATCGAGGTGATCGACGAGGCGGGCTGGGCCGAAATCGTCGCGGCGGCTGGCTGA
- the proB gene encoding glutamate 5-kinase: MPQSNTVVVKIGSTLVANSERLTPRFGFIQRMLEDVARLRERGTNVILCSSGAVALGLKIVGERPETAGVSDKQAAAACGMPILTNAYKQIGHEFDFEIAQVLLTLGDFEDHRRFLNTRNTVFRLLEAGVMPIVNENDSITTEEIRVGDNDRLAAKVAQMVDAKDFIILTEVDGLFDRHPDEEGAEFIPEVTDVAPFMEATKGKSTLGTGGMTTKLMAANIAQEAGVTTYIAHGEHDNPLSSVLDGERRATKFIAHDTPTTGWERWIANRLQMAGSIGISDELADEIAEGNRAIRREDILSIDGDFSRGDVLHIYDQQGQERARGLSDFTSEELRVLAVNPHLDAEQLLGYKTKGEVIRDKNLVALEGRHLLWDAPEGGELSGHGERPAS, from the coding sequence ATGCCGCAATCGAACACCGTTGTCGTCAAGATCGGTTCCACCCTGGTTGCGAATTCCGAACGCCTGACGCCGCGTTTCGGGTTCATCCAGCGGATGCTGGAAGACGTCGCCAGGCTGCGCGAGCGCGGCACCAATGTCATCTTGTGCAGTTCCGGCGCGGTGGCGCTGGGGCTCAAGATCGTGGGTGAGCGGCCCGAGACCGCCGGGGTCAGCGACAAGCAGGCCGCCGCTGCATGCGGGATGCCGATCCTGACCAACGCGTACAAGCAGATCGGCCACGAATTCGATTTCGAGATCGCGCAGGTGCTGCTGACGCTGGGCGATTTCGAGGATCACCGCCGCTTCCTGAACACCCGCAACACCGTGTTCCGCCTGCTGGAAGCAGGGGTGATGCCGATCGTCAACGAGAACGATTCGATCACCACCGAGGAGATTCGCGTCGGCGATAACGACCGGCTGGCGGCCAAGGTCGCGCAGATGGTCGATGCGAAGGACTTCATCATCCTGACCGAGGTCGACGGCCTGTTCGATCGCCACCCGGACGAAGAAGGCGCCGAGTTCATTCCCGAAGTCACCGATGTCGCGCCGTTCATGGAAGCGACCAAGGGCAAGAGCACGCTGGGCACCGGCGGGATGACGACCAAGCTGATGGCCGCCAACATCGCGCAGGAAGCGGGCGTCACCACCTACATCGCGCATGGCGAACACGATAATCCGCTCAGCTCCGTGCTCGATGGGGAGCGTCGCGCCACCAAGTTCATCGCCCACGACACGCCGACCACGGGGTGGGAGCGGTGGATCGCCAACCGGCTTCAGATGGCGGGCAGCATCGGCATTTCGGACGAGCTGGCGGACGAGATCGCCGAGGGCAACCGCGCGATCCGGCGCGAGGACATCCTCTCGATCGACGGGGATTTCAGCCGCGGCGACGTGCTCCACATCTACGACCAGCAGGGGCAGGAGCGTGCCCGCGGCCTGTCCGACTTCACCTCCGAAGAGCTGCGCGTGCTGGCGGTGAACCCGCATCTCGATGCCGAACAGCTGCTTGGCTACAAGACCAAGGGCGAGGTCATCCGGGACAAGAACCTCGTCGCGCTTGAGGGGCGTCACCTGCTGTGGGATGCGCCCGAGGGTGGCGAGCTTTCCGGCCATGGCGAACGCCCGGCCAGCTGA
- a CDS encoding acyl-CoA thioester hydrolase/BAAT C-terminal domain-containing protein, with the protein MRLGKKIGCGCGGLVLLLVLAAVAIWIWKPWASLVPLEMVEPSAQQGERVDTGDVLGNFYPAKGADNGPGILLIGGSEGGLGSDMTRLALALQDDGFSVLHQSYWRAPGQPERLEGIPLETFQRGLAWLRARPEVDPSRTAMMGWSRGSEAAQLLAIRDPSIKALVLGMPGSAVWPGFTWDAPWQQFGSPWTWRGEPVAFLDTSGVQMWGADRAKVDRELLALQDEQPDAVIPIEDVGVPVLMICGEADNVWQSCAMGRRSVDRASAAGKDDVRLLAYPDAGHYAFGAPVGEDNPAFENLGRLGGSPESNADALREGYRETVAFLNDALGDRQ; encoded by the coding sequence ATGCGCTTGGGCAAGAAGATCGGTTGTGGGTGCGGCGGGCTCGTCCTGCTGCTGGTACTGGCGGCGGTCGCCATCTGGATCTGGAAGCCGTGGGCCAGCCTGGTCCCGCTCGAAATGGTCGAGCCCTCCGCGCAGCAGGGCGAGCGGGTCGATACCGGCGACGTTCTGGGCAATTTCTACCCTGCCAAGGGCGCCGATAACGGCCCCGGCATTCTCCTCATCGGCGGCAGCGAAGGCGGGCTTGGCAGCGATATGACCCGGCTCGCGCTGGCACTTCAGGACGATGGCTTTTCCGTTCTCCACCAGTCCTACTGGCGCGCGCCCGGCCAGCCCGAGCGGCTGGAGGGCATTCCGCTCGAAACCTTCCAGCGCGGGCTCGCCTGGCTGCGCGCGCGGCCCGAGGTCGACCCCTCGCGCACCGCGATGATGGGCTGGTCACGCGGCAGCGAGGCGGCGCAGCTGCTGGCGATCCGCGATCCTTCGATCAAGGCGCTGGTGCTCGGCATGCCGGGCAGCGCGGTGTGGCCGGGCTTCACCTGGGATGCGCCGTGGCAGCAGTTCGGATCGCCCTGGACATGGCGCGGCGAGCCGGTCGCGTTTCTCGACACCAGCGGGGTTCAGATGTGGGGTGCCGACCGGGCGAAGGTCGACCGCGAATTGCTCGCGCTGCAGGACGAGCAGCCCGATGCGGTGATCCCGATCGAAGACGTCGGCGTGCCGGTGCTGATGATCTGCGGCGAGGCGGACAATGTCTGGCAATCCTGCGCGATGGGCCGCCGCTCGGTCGATAGGGCGAGCGCGGCGGGCAAGGACGATGTGCGGCTGCTCGCATATCCCGATGCAGGCCACTACGCTTTCGGCGCGCCGGTCGGCGAGGATAATCCCGCGTTCGAGAACCTTGGCCGGCTGGGCGGTTCGCCCGAAAGCAACGCCGACGCGCTGCGCGAAGGCTATCGTGAGACGGTCGCGTTTTTGAACGATGCGCTGGGGGACAGGCAGTAG
- a CDS encoding pyrroline-5-carboxylate reductase, protein MIGCGKMGGALLEYWKHGDESFTIVDPFLEKAPEGVTLVKERSELGDKRFDVIIVAIKPQMIDDILPDYAPVLSDGGYVVSMAAGAGIARISKVMAKGEQPAPVIRIMPNLPAFVGKATNGLVAGPRVTDDQRKHAHAMMERTGTVVEVDDEDQLDRVTAVAGSGPGYVFELARAYVAAAEGIGFSHEQARALVLGTLEGTIAMAIDQDGQTLEELRNSVTSKGGTTAAGLDALNGDGAVSRKFEQTLEAAYKRAVELR, encoded by the coding sequence TTGATCGGCTGCGGAAAAATGGGCGGAGCGCTGCTCGAATACTGGAAGCACGGTGACGAAAGCTTTACTATCGTCGACCCGTTTCTGGAGAAAGCGCCAGAGGGTGTTACGCTCGTCAAGGAGCGGAGCGAACTGGGCGACAAGCGCTTCGACGTGATCATCGTCGCGATCAAGCCGCAGATGATCGACGACATCCTGCCCGACTATGCGCCCGTCCTCTCGGACGGCGGCTATGTCGTCTCGATGGCGGCGGGCGCAGGGATCGCGCGTATCTCCAAGGTTATGGCCAAGGGAGAACAGCCCGCTCCGGTCATCCGCATCATGCCGAACCTGCCCGCCTTCGTTGGCAAGGCTACCAACGGGCTCGTCGCAGGTCCCCGCGTTACCGACGACCAGCGCAAGCATGCGCACGCCATGATGGAGCGGACGGGCACCGTCGTCGAAGTCGACGACGAAGACCAGCTCGACCGGGTGACTGCGGTTGCAGGTTCCGGCCCCGGCTACGTCTTCGAACTCGCCCGCGCCTATGTCGCGGCAGCCGAAGGCATCGGCTTCTCGCACGAACAGGCCCGCGCACTGGTGCTCGGCACGCTCGAAGGCACGATCGCGATGGCGATCGACCAGGACGGCCAGACGCTGGAGGAACTGCGCAATTCGGTCACCAGCAAGGGCGGAACCACCGCCGCCGGGCTCGACGCGCTGAACGGCGACGGCGCCGTATCGCGCAAGTTCGAACAGACGCTGGAGGCGGCCTACAAGCGCGCCGTCGAACTGAGGTAG
- a CDS encoding DUF4396 domain-containing protein, producing the protein MHAATFPAWLHTLSIISLLVAGACALSIAIDVVRHPQKMAVMNFVWPLAALFGSVLWVWLYRAFGRRKGRGVEAPDEKLPFWASVAKGASHCGAGCTLGDIIAEWSAFAFPQIAVWFGWHTLFGEKIFAVWIYDYLVAFALGIAFQYFTIKPMRDVSAGEGIRAAVKADFLSITSWQVGMYGLMALIQFVWFRPSYGGLAEVAMPEFWFAMQIAMLAGFATAFPTNWWLIRKGFKEEM; encoded by the coding sequence ATGCACGCCGCGACCTTCCCCGCCTGGCTTCACACACTTTCGATCATCTCCCTGCTCGTCGCCGGAGCCTGCGCGCTGAGCATCGCGATCGACGTCGTGCGCCATCCGCAGAAGATGGCGGTGATGAATTTCGTCTGGCCGCTCGCCGCGCTGTTCGGCAGCGTGCTGTGGGTTTGGCTCTACCGCGCCTTCGGGCGGCGCAAGGGGCGCGGGGTCGAGGCCCCGGATGAAAAGCTGCCCTTCTGGGCCTCGGTCGCCAAGGGCGCATCGCACTGCGGGGCGGGGTGCACGCTGGGCGACATCATCGCCGAATGGTCCGCCTTCGCTTTCCCGCAGATCGCGGTTTGGTTCGGCTGGCATACTTTGTTTGGCGAGAAGATCTTCGCTGTGTGGATATACGACTATCTCGTCGCCTTCGCGCTGGGCATCGCGTTCCAGTATTTCACCATCAAGCCGATGCGCGATGTCTCCGCAGGCGAGGGGATCCGGGCCGCGGTGAAGGCCGATTTCCTCTCGATCACGTCGTGGCAGGTCGGCATGTACGGGCTGATGGCGCTGATCCAGTTCGTGTGGTTCAGGCCCAGCTATGGCGGGCTGGCCGAGGTCGCGATGCCCGAGTTCTGGTTCGCGATGCAGATCGCCATGCTGGCCGGGTTTGCGACTGCCTTCCCGACCAACTGGTGGCTGATCCGCAAGGGATTCAAGGAGGAGATGTAG
- a CDS encoding outer membrane protein assembly factor BamD encodes MTANAKTIAAAIALGTIATFVSGCAGRGGGGPADTAYVARDVETLYATAKERLDRGNPTLAAALFDEVERQHPYSPWARRAQLMSAFSYYVARDYTKSIQSAQRFLSIHPGNKDAPYAYYLIALSYYEQISDVERDQKVTEQALTALREVERRFPQSEYAADARLKIDLVRDHLAGKEMAIGRFYEKSGRWTAAQIRFQNVVENYQTTSHAAEALYRLTETSLALGIPQEAKKYAAVLGANYPGSEWYDKAYELVEDHAADTQVALAN; translated from the coding sequence ATGACAGCCAACGCCAAGACCATCGCCGCCGCAATTGCCCTCGGTACCATTGCCACCTTCGTTTCCGGTTGCGCCGGTCGCGGTGGCGGCGGCCCGGCCGATACCGCCTATGTCGCGCGTGACGTCGAAACGCTGTACGCGACCGCGAAGGAGCGGCTCGACCGCGGTAACCCGACGCTGGCCGCCGCGCTGTTCGACGAGGTCGAGCGGCAGCATCCCTATTCGCCCTGGGCCCGCCGCGCGCAGCTGATGAGCGCGTTCAGCTATTACGTCGCGCGCGACTACACCAAGTCGATCCAGAGCGCGCAGCGCTTCCTCTCGATCCACCCGGGCAACAAGGACGCGCCTTACGCCTATTACCTGATCGCGCTGAGCTATTACGAGCAGATCAGCGATGTGGAGCGCGACCAGAAGGTGACCGAGCAGGCGCTGACCGCCCTGCGCGAGGTGGAGCGGCGCTTCCCGCAATCGGAATATGCAGCCGATGCGCGGCTCAAGATCGACCTCGTGCGCGATCACCTTGCCGGCAAGGAAATGGCCATTGGCCGCTTCTACGAAAAGTCGGGCAGGTGGACCGCCGCGCAGATCCGGTTCCAGAACGTGGTCGAGAATTATCAGACCACCAGCCACGCGGCCGAAGCGCTCTATCGCCTGACCGAAACCAGCCTTGCGCTGGGCATTCCGCAGGAAGCGAAGAAGTATGCCGCCGTGCTTGGCGCGAACTATCCCGGCAGCGAATGGTACGACAAGGCCTATGAGCTGGTCGAGGATCACGCCGCCGACACGCAGGTCGCGCTGGCCAACTGA
- a CDS encoding glutamate-5-semialdehyde dehydrogenase gives MNDQTLDPAIHIHELGSNARAAAKGLLTASTEAKNTALTAAAKALRDNQDELLEANAKDVASVEGKKPDSFIDRLKLTPDRIEGMASALEQIAELPDPVGRQLAEFDRPNGLKIERVAVPIGVIGMIYESRPNVGADASALCLKSGNAVILRGGSESRNSTRVIVRCMQEGLKAAGLPEHAVQTVGTTDRAAVAELLKADEFVDLVIPRGGRGLVELVRDQASVPTLLHLDGNCHTYVHEKADLDKAAEVIRNAKLRRTGVCGATESIVVDKAVAEQAIPKIAAIFGDDCELRGDETAVSIAPSIKPATDEDWGTEYLDPIASVKVVDGLDEAIDWVDTYSSHHTDAIITEDDDAARKFMTSIDSAILMHNASTQFADGGEFGMGAEIGIATGKMHARGPVGLEQLTSFKYLVHGNGQTRP, from the coding sequence ATGAACGACCAGACACTCGATCCGGCGATCCACATCCACGAACTCGGCAGCAACGCGCGCGCCGCGGCCAAGGGCCTGCTGACCGCGAGCACCGAGGCAAAGAACACCGCCCTCACCGCCGCCGCAAAGGCGCTGCGCGACAATCAGGACGAGCTGCTCGAAGCCAACGCCAAGGATGTCGCCTCGGTCGAAGGCAAGAAGCCCGACAGCTTCATCGACCGCCTGAAACTCACCCCCGACCGCATCGAAGGCATGGCCTCCGCGCTCGAACAGATTGCCGAGCTGCCCGACCCGGTCGGTCGCCAGCTTGCCGAGTTCGACCGGCCCAACGGGTTGAAGATCGAACGCGTCGCTGTGCCCATCGGTGTGATCGGGATGATCTACGAATCGCGCCCCAATGTCGGCGCGGATGCATCCGCGCTGTGCCTCAAGAGCGGCAACGCAGTGATCCTGCGCGGCGGTAGCGAAAGCCGCAACTCGACCCGCGTCATTGTCCGCTGCATGCAGGAAGGCCTCAAGGCCGCCGGCCTACCCGAGCACGCGGTGCAGACCGTCGGCACGACCGACCGCGCCGCAGTGGCCGAGCTGCTCAAGGCGGACGAATTCGTCGACCTCGTCATCCCGCGCGGCGGGCGTGGCCTCGTCGAGCTGGTGCGCGATCAGGCGAGCGTTCCCACGCTCCTCCACCTCGATGGCAACTGCCACACCTATGTCCATGAAAAGGCAGACCTCGACAAGGCAGCCGAAGTCATCCGCAACGCCAAACTACGCCGCACCGGCGTGTGCGGGGCGACCGAGAGCATCGTGGTCGACAAGGCGGTCGCCGAACAGGCGATCCCCAAGATCGCGGCGATCTTCGGCGACGACTGCGAGCTGCGCGGGGACGAGACCGCCGTTTCCATCGCGCCGAGCATCAAGCCCGCAACGGACGAAGACTGGGGCACCGAATATCTCGACCCCATCGCATCCGTGAAGGTGGTCGACGGCCTCGACGAGGCGATCGACTGGGTGGACACCTATTCGAGCCACCACACCGACGCGATCATCACCGAAGATGACGACGCGGCGCGCAAGTTCATGACCAGCATCGACTCCGCGATCCTGATGCACAACGCCTCGACCCAGTTCGCCGACGGCGGCGAGTTTGGGATGGGCGCTGAAATCGGCATTGCGACCGGCAAGATGCACGCGCGCGGTCCGGTCGGCCTCGAACAGCTGACAAGCTTCAAGTACCTAGTCCACGGCAACGGCCAGACGCGGCCGTAA